Sequence from the Ictalurus punctatus breed USDA103 chromosome 10, Coco_2.0, whole genome shotgun sequence genome:
CTTAAGGGGAATAACTAAAGACCTACCAGAAGACCACATATAAGCGAGTCCCTCTGCTTGCGTCTGCACTGTGGCATCCTTCTTGGGCCGTCTGACACCGGGACTCTGTCTATTGGTGTGAGTATGCGTGGCGTCGCTGGAGTAGGACGGGGTGTCAGAGCATCCGCTGTGGCTTAAACTGGACTCAGATCTACTGTAATGGACGCTCTCGGACTTGGAAGGCTTTCCTGAGAGCGTGTAATCATCATCACCGTTTGATTTAGCTGAGAGAGACTGAGGCTCAGAAGCTACAAAGGATTGTTCACTTCCACCAGAGAGATGCTCGGAGATGTCGTCCACACTCTGAGCCATTTCGGTCTGGATCTCACTTTCGAAGTCACTCTCGTACCACGCTGGTTCCTCCACAGGCTTGTGCAGGATCTCTCCGGCTGAGAACATACTGAGCTCCCGGGGACTTGCGTCAGACTGTGTATGACCAAACACAACGTGTTACATTGTTATATCAGAATaactaataatatattattatatgatcTTGGGTCTACCTTTTCTTTTGATAATCCAGCTATATTAAGGGTATCAGGAGCCAAATCGTCTAGCGTCATCACATTTAACTTGAAATCTGCAGTGGTGTGGAAACATGAACAATCAAAAACAACTgcctgttttgtttattttgcaagCCAAAAGTGATCTCCAAATGTTCTCAGCAAAACTGAGCATACACTAATGTTAAACGGTGTAAGGTTTTTAAaacctgatttattttatttttttttaaatctctcccTTCcgctcctgaaggaattctgaccaatcccatggatgtttttgtttgtaccgaactgcaacattttctaatgaacTTGGTTCTATCGCCCTAAAtatcatataaaatataaagaccTCAGTCATTTATAAATCTTTTCAAATTTGTGTATCATGATGCAAATACTGAGAAGGCACACAAGGATTCTGTGAAAGTAATCATGTTTAAAGGTTTACAGGTGATTATTATTCTATCTAACGGATCAATAAACACatcttaaagggatagttcacccaaaaatgaaaattctgtcatcaattattcAACCTCACgtcattccaaacccataagactttcgttcatcttcggaacccaaatgaagacatttttaatgaaacgccaagagatttctgtccctctgtTTACAGTtcaagtaaccaaaactttcaagcttcaaaaagttcataaaggcatcttAAAGGTAATCcgtgtgactccagtggtttaatcccaatgtTATGAAGCGATATgaataccgtgtgtgtgtgcaaaaaaaaacaacctacaattaagtctttattcacaaaatatcttcacttcagCATAGATCTCTGATGCACGTTCACGAGAGAACCATGACGCATGCTCGTTGTGTTGACGCAAGCGCAGACGTTTTTTGTCGAGAGCGGACAAAAAGAGTCCACAGGAAGTGcagaagtgaagatattttgcgAATAAAGACTTAATTTTAGTCTTTTTGTACAGACAAAGCATTTGTTTCGCTTCATAAATTTGGGATTAACCCACTGGACTCACACagattacttttacgatgcctttatgaatgttttggagcttgaaagttttggttattGAACTGTAAACAGAAGGAGAGAAATctcaggtttcattaaaaatgtcttaattTGTGTTCCGACACTGAACGATAGTctggaacgacatgagggtgagtagcTGAtccatttttgggtgaactatccctttaatgAGAAATTTATTTGGATCAACATCAAACAGTATTCaattttgatgtgttttattttgattgacCTAcaaacaggtgacaaattaaaggttATTATGCTGTGGAGgcattaatttattttgctgGCAATTTACTTGTCCCCTCAGTTCTTACGACAGATCATCTATGATGGAACAATTCTATTCTGAAGagtgtggtctcttccaggataaCCCGACCCCCATCCACAGAGCACAAGAATGGTTCCATGAATGTAAAATTTGTGAGCATAATTTGTCACTCATCTGTAGCTACGGACTAATGCTGAAAGTGTATATTTTGCTTCTTACCATCAGATAGCACACTTCTCTCACTCTGCGTGTCATCATGATCAGAGGCGATGAGGAAAAGCTCCTCGAGGGACCTAATCTCACTGTGATCTGGTGCTGAGGACAGTGACGAGTTGAGGTCAGCTTTCTGGGAGAAAAGCCTGCTGGGTGAGGAGATTTTACGAGATGACAGTGGTGATGGAGAGGGGCTCTTATAATGCTGTGCTGCGAATGCTGACTGAACTGGCTGCTTTTCTTTATGCTCGGGAGCAGGCACGTCAATCTCTTTACTATTTTTCCTGTATGTCTGTGTATATGGAAAAACAttatgagaaaatatatatatataaaaagcaaGCAGATAAATAACAAGAAGCTCTTTACAATACTCAGAGGgaaaaaagtgagagaaaatGTGAGCTCAGTGACagtaaccgtggcatggttgttggtgccagacgggctggtttgagaatttcgggtaacagtataacagtctctagagtttacacagaatgttgCAAAAAAGCAAAACCAACAATATTTCCATCCAGTTTTGCTGACAGGaaagccttgttgatgagagaggtcagtggAGAATGGTCCAGACTGGCTTGAGCTGataggaaggctacagtaactcaaataagcacacATTACAACCacaatgaacaaataaacatttcagaatgcacaacatgttaaACCTTGAGATGGCTTgtttcctctcctgtcagccaaaaacaagaATCACAGGCTCagccaaactggacagttgaaggtTGGAAATACACTATATTTCCAAccttcaaatgtttgtggacacctgaccgtcacacctatatgtggtttttttcttaaatgtctttgtatgttgtaacATGTACCAggatgacaatgcccctgtgcataaagcaaggtccatgaggacatggtttgccaagactTGGAGTGGAAGAACGTGACTGGCCTGCACAAACCTCAACAGAGCTCTCTGACCTCACCCCCACTgaatacctttgggatgaattgggatgaactggaacactgactgtgcACTAGGCCACCACACACGACATCACTGACTGACCTCAATAATACTCTGGTAGCTGAATGAGCGAATCCCCACAGCCAAGCAGTCTTCCCAGGAGACTGGAtgttgttataacagcaaagggggctAAATCTTCAATGAGAGGTTCAACaggcacatatgagtgtgattggtcaggtgtctacaaaccttTGACAATTTAGTATATATTGCTTGTACATTTTGCAATCTATCTAGATGAGCGCAAGTATAGTATTCACTGCAAAGGTAGCTTTACCTTAACAGCCCGCTGAGGACtcgtctctgtctgtctcatgtCTTTGACTCCATCTGGTGATTCAAAGGATTCTCCTAGGAGTTTACGCATGTCTTCTTCATCGCTGTCCACACTCACACCTTTTTGCATAAGAGACACTGAGTGTGTAGGGCCCATGCAAATATCTGTATGTGGCCTCTCAGACTCCTTCTGACTGTTAGGACTGGATGCTTTCTTTTTAAGGAAATGGCTCCTGTTGGTGGCACTCAGCTCACTGCTGGACTGGACAGAGAGACTGGATTtgtggtctgcaacagtgtctATGCCAAGCTTGCTGTTTGTACGATTTCTGAAGCGGTCTTCGATCAGCGCGAGTCTGCTTAGTGCCACACTCTGTGAGCCACGCTGAGGGATGAACTTGTCCTCGCTTGTGTCAGCAGGAGATGACTGTCTGTTAGCATTCTTCTTTAAAAATCTACTTCCACCACCCATGCCAAACTGTTCTACTGGCTGTGTTTTATCAGGATGAGCATGataattttgtttttcactttcagCGCGTGAGGAGAGATCACTTAGGCTGTGCACAGGCATCTGTCTGGATTGCAGGACTTTTCCAAAGCTGGCCTGAGAACACAAGAAAGGTTCAACTGTTGACAAAGGAAGCACATTATGCAattcatttaattcaattccattttatttgtacagcgcttttaacagatattctcacaaagcagctttatagagatccagatgtagatttggTTCACTAAtaaagccagaggcaacagagGTGAGGTCCCTGTGACCACATGAGGAAAAAAGGAAACCCAGAGAGTGGGATTATAAGCCATTCCTCTCCTACAACagta
This genomic interval carries:
- the c10h19orf44 gene encoding uncharacterized protein C19orf44 homolog isoform X3 gives rise to the protein MWTRGGIRSSALDRAKAQLSGQRVTNSGTLRVDKRENVVSASFGKVLQSRQMPVHSLSDLSSRAESEKQNYHAHPDKTQPVEQFGMGGGSRFLKKNANRQSSPADTSEDKFIPQRGSQSVALSRLALIEDRFRNRTNSKLGIDTVADHKSSLSVQSSSELSATNRSHFLKKKASSPNSQKESERPHTDICMGPTHSVSLMQKGVSVDSDEEDMRKLLGESFESPDGVKDMRQTETSPQRAVKTYRKNSKEIDVPAPEHKEKQPVQSAFAAQHYKSPSPSPLSSRKISSPSRLFSQKADLNSSLSSAPDHSEIRSLEELFLIASDHDDTQSERSVLSDDFKLNVMTLDDLAPDTLNIAGLSKEKSDASPRELSMFSAGEILHKPVEEPAWYESDFESEIQTEMAQSVDDISEHLSGGSEQSFVASEPQSLSAKSNGDDDYTLSGKPSKSESVHYSRSESSLSHSGCSDTPSYSSDATHTHTNRQSPGVRRPKKDATVQTQAEGLAYMWSSGQAVLGPSVGMSYTDPTPVASHMISTGAMEALTAYSPAVFALNDMLRQQLTLTRSFIKSSRHLHQAMLESLGPPDYRYTTLEDTKEFIRCNRPPKLTLEDALEEVLQEMRDYHYI
- the c10h19orf44 gene encoding uncharacterized protein C19orf44 homolog isoform X1; translation: MWTRGGIRSSALDRAKAQLSGQRVTNSGTLRVDKRENVVSASFGKVLQSRQMPVHSLSDLSSRAESEKQNYHAHPDKTQPVEQFGMGGGSRFLKKNANRQSSPADTSEDKFIPQRGSQSVALSRLALIEDRFRNRTNSKLGIDTVADHKSSLSVQSSSELSATNRSHFLKKKASSPNSQKESERPHTDICMGPTHSVSLMQKGVSVDSDEEDMRKLLGESFESPDGVKDMRQTETSPQRAVKTYRKNSKEIDVPAPEHKEKQPVQSAFAAQHYKSPSPSPLSSRKISSPSRLFSQKADLNSSLSSAPDHSEIRSLEELFLIASDHDDTQSERSVLSDDFKLNVMTLDDLAPDTLNIAGLSKEKSDASPRELSMFSAGEILHKPVEEPAWYESDFESEIQTEMAQSVDDISEHLSGGSEQSFVASEPQSLSAKSNGDDDYTLSGKPSKSESVHYSRSESSLSHSGCSDTPSYSSDATHTHTNRQSPGVRRPKKDATVQTQAEGLAYMWSSGTEANSLLMMTRLMKISNGSLALSRVYQWWNDPIKCQAVLGPSVGMSYTDPTPVASHMISTGAMEALTAYSPAVFALNDMLRQQLTLTRSFIKSSRHLHQAMLESLGPPDYRYTTLEDTKEFIRCNRPPKLTLEDALEEVLQEMRDYHYI
- the c10h19orf44 gene encoding uncharacterized protein C19orf44 homolog isoform X2, with protein sequence MWTRGGIRSSALDRAKAQLSGQRVTNSGTLRVDKRENVVSASFGKVLQSRQMPVHSLSDLSSRAESEKQNYHAHPDKTQPVEQFGMGGGSRFLKKNANRQSSPADTSEDKFIPQRGSQSVALSRLALIEDRFRNRTNSKLGIDTVADHKSSLSVQSSSELSATNRSHFLKKKASSPNSQKESERPHTDICMGPTHSVSLMQKGVSVDSDEEDMRKLLGESFESPDGVKDMRQTETSPQRAVKTYRKNSKEIDVPAPEHKEKQPVQSAFAAQHYKSPSPSPLSSRKISSPSRLFSQKADLNSSLSSAPDHSEIRSLEELFLIASDHDDTQSERSVLSDDFKLNVMTLDDLAPDTLNIAGLSKEKSDASPRELSMFSAGEILHKPVEEPAWYESDFESEIQTEMAQSVDDISEHLSGGSEQSFVASEPQSLSAKSNGDDDYTLSGKPSKSESVHYSRSESSLSHSGCSDTPSYSSDATHTHTNRQSPGVRRPKKDATVQTQAEGLAYMWSSGTEANSLLMMTRLMKISQAVLGPSVGMSYTDPTPVASHMISTGAMEALTAYSPAVFALNDMLRQQLTLTRSFIKSSRHLHQAMLESLGPPDYRYTTLEDTKEFIRCNRPPKLTLEDALEEVLQEMRDYHYI